The following are encoded together in the Triticum dicoccoides isolate Atlit2015 ecotype Zavitan chromosome 6B, WEW_v2.0, whole genome shotgun sequence genome:
- the LOC119320381 gene encoding putative pentatricopeptide repeat-containing protein At3g47840, with product MVLRFAPRVKSPRLGRSMWAEAAPLRPEPHPPPVFSVPPLQDLNARLKRLVQSGRLPDAQALFDGAPHHDEASYSALLAGHAAAGDVTGAMALFSRIRASSLPAADPFVLSLAFKACAAAADASHAASLHAFAVRSSAVSSVFVATALADAYAKAGCLAQALRVFDEMPLKNVVSWTTLISALARAGRRHDAVRRFAEMRASGMPCDSHAFAAALTACADTGLLSRGREVHALCAKLGFDATPYVANTLATLYARCGDVHRAMAAVGRMGSRDVAAWTTVISSYAQTGRAKEAILAFVAMLRDGASKAARPNEYTYAAVIAACANISCVYLGEQLHAQAAQRGFASARSVANSLVTLYARAAGRLSAADAVFCESAAKDVVSWSAIISGYAQEGLAGEAFALFTEMRRHHCPRPNEFTLASLLSACATAASLDAGRQLHALAVAAGLEHHAMVRSALIDMYGKSGSMSDADVVFSNRTKDDVVSWTAMIVGNAEHGHSERALELFEEMCRVGLKPDHVAFIGVLSACCHAGAVELGLRYLNAMSKSYGLEPAKEHYGCVVDLLGRAGRIDEAEELIGGMVANERDGVVWTSLLRACAARGEEETGKKAAERAMEAEPWGAGAHVAMANLYASKGQWCEAAQERHMMKQKGVVKGVGWSSVTVGGEERGVGVFVAGDRTHPQDNVIYEMLDLIYYGVGMARYVPDQMNLASEVELMVNT from the coding sequence ATGGTGTTGCGCTTCGCTCCCCGCGTGAAATCTCCCCGTCTCGGTCGCTCCATGTGGGCCGAAGCTGCTCCTCTTCGTCCCGAACCACACCCACCGCCCGTCTTCTCCGTGCCGCCACTGCAAGACCTCAACGCTCGGCTGAAGCGCCTGGTCCAGTCGGGCCGGCTACCCGACGCGCAGGCCCTGTTCGACGGAGCGCCGCACCACGACGAGGCCTCCTACTCCGCCCTGCTCGCGGGCCATGCTGCGGCGGGGGATGTCACCGGCGCCATGGCGCTCTTCTCCCGCATCCGCGCATCCTCGCTCCCGGCCGCTGACCCCTTCGTGCTCAGCCTCGCGTTCAAGGCCTGCGCCGCGGCCGCCGACGCCAGCCACGCCGCGTCACTGCACGCCTTCGCCGTCAGGTCCTCGGCCGTCTCCTCCGTCTTCGTCGCCACCGCGCTGGCCGACGCCTACGCCAAGGCAGGCTGCCTCGCGCAAGCGCTCagggtgttcgacgaaatgccgctCAAGAACGTGGTCTCCTGGACCACGCTCATCTCCGCACTGGCGCGGGCCGGCCGCCGCCACGACGCGGTCCGCCGATTCGCTGAGATGCGCGCCTCCGGCATGCCCTGTGACTCGCACGCCTTCGCGGCCGCGCTCACCGCGTGCGCTGACACCGGGCTGCTGTCGCGCGGCCGTGAGGTGCACGCGCTCTGCGCCAAGCTCGGCTTCGACGCCACGCCCTACGTCGCCAACACACTCGCCACGCTGTACGCGCGCTGCGGGGACGTCCACCGTGCAATGGCTGCGGTCGGACGCATGGGCTCGCGAGACGTTGCCGCGTGGACGACGGTGATATCCTCCTACGCACAGACTGGTCGTGCCAAGGAAGCCATCCTGGCATTCGTCGCGATGCTTCGTGACGGGGCATCGAAGGCGGCCAGGCCCAACGAATACACATACGCTGCAGTTATTGCTGCGTGTGCAAATATTTCGTGTGTATATCTTGGAGAGCAGTTGCACGCTCAAGCTGCACAAAGAGGGTTCGCCAGTGCGCGCTCGGTGGCCAATTCACTCGTCACACTCTATGCCCGCGCCGCCGGTCGTCTGTCAGCAGCCGATGCCGTGTTCTGTGAAAGTGCTGCCAAGGATGTTGTCTCTTGGAGTGCAATCATATCAGGCTATGCGCAGGAAGGGCTTGCCGGGGAGGCTTTCGCCCTGTTTACTGAAATGCGACGGCACCATTGTCCTCGTCCGAATGAGTTTACTCTTGCCAGTCTCCTCAGTGCGTGCGCAACTGCTGCGTCACTGGACGCTGGTCGCCAACTCCATGCACTTGCTGTCGCTGCTGGACTTGAACACCATGCCATGGTCAGGAGTGCGCTCATTGACATGTATGGAAAGAGTGGCAGCATGTCAGATGCTGATGTTGTATTTTCGAATCGCACGAAAGATGATGTGGTTTCGTGGACTGCGATGATCGTCGGGAATGCTGAGCATGGCCACAGTGAAAGGGCACTTGAATTGTTTGAGGAAATGTGCCGTGTTGGGCTAAAGCCGGACCATGTTGCGTTCATAGGTGTGCTCAGTGCTTGCTGTCATGCTGGGGCAGTTGAGCTTGGGTTGAGGTACCTCAATGCAATGAGCAAAAGCTATGGACTGGAGCCCGCAAAGGAGCACTATGGCTGTGTCGTGGATTTGTTGGGCAGAGCTGGTAGAATAGATGAGGCTGAGGAGTTGATTGGTGGTATGGTAGCTAATGAAAGAGATGGTGTTGTTTGGACATCTTTGCTTAGGGCATGTGCAGCTCGAGGGGAAGAGGAAACCGGAAAGAAAGCTGCAGAGAGGGCAATGGAGGCAGAGCCATGGGGTGCAGGAGCACATGTGGCAATGGCAAATCTGTACGCCAGCAAGGGACAATGGTGTGAGGCAGCACAAGAGAGACATATGATGAAGCAGAAAGGGGTTGTGAAAGGAGTAGGGTGGTCATCAGTCacagttggaggggaggagaggggagtTGGGGTGTTTGTTGCAGGTGACCGTACACATCCCCAAGACAATGTGATCTATGAGATGCTTGACTTGATTTACTATGGAGTTGGAATGGCCCGGTATGTACCCGATCAGATGAATTTAGCATCTGAGGTGGAGCTAATGGTTAACACTTAG
- the LOC119323689 gene encoding uncharacterized protein LOC119323689 translates to MAEPTGLAEALEKLAKILAESNSGAIVPRQEVAQKLEMLPLDMKLEGATNYLSWSRRALWAVEQKELDGYLLGTVVEPGDKCSAEGKRWKVIHSVLMVWLLNSVVPSIGRSVEGLSSPAEIWKILSTQYSGKGNVMLIAQIEDKIRLLRQDDGMSVMTYVAELQALWADQDNCDPLELYDAASIESGHKWMARRRVLKFLAGLKGCFDGRKASLLHQPSLPTIPEAIAAMTQEEVRLSLEHADVKVVPASTFAVTERMEWGDPTKCHICGEVGHWKRECPTRGRGRGYNRGGTGRGRSARGRGGYSETSWGQASRGRGGYSGHSGGQRAHMAVAGDTGTSKGKDVDDVVYGDFAHWASTDEGATDEPDGWDWHQA, encoded by the exons ATGGCTGAACCAACTGGTCTTGCCGAGGCTTTGGAGAAGCTCGCTAAGATCCTCGCGGAGTCCAACTCTGGGGCCATCGTTCCTCGACAGGAAGTGGCTCAAAAGCTTGAAATGTTGCCCCTGGACATGAAGCTAGAGGGGGCAACAAATTATTTGAGCTGGTCCAGGAGGGCTTTGTGGGCTGTGGAGCAGAAGGAGCTTGATGGATATTTGTTGGGCACCGTTGTAGAACCAGGGGACAAGTGTAGTGCAGAGGGCAAGAGGTGGAAGGTCATCCACTCTGTACTTATGGTGTGGTTGTTGAACTCTGTGGTGCCCTCCATTGGACGCTCTGTGGAGGGGCTATCCTCACCTGCTGAGATATGGAAGATTCTGTCCACTCAATACTCTGGCAAGGGCAATGTCATGCTCATTGCTCAGATTGAGGACAAGATTAGGTTGCTGCGCCAGGATGATGGCATGTCAGTGATGACATACGTGGCAGAACTGCAGGCTCTGTGGGCTGACCAGGATAACTGTGATCCCCTGGAACTCTATGACGCGGCTTCAATCGAGTCAGGGCATAAGTGGATGGCACGCAGGCGTGTGCTGAAATTTTTAGCTGGCCTCAAAGGTTGCTTTGATGGCAGGAAGGCTTCCTTGTTGCACCAACCTAGTCTGCCTACCATTCCCGAGGCTATTGCAGCGATGACTCAAGAGGAGGTGCGTCTATCCCTTGAGCATGCAGACGTGAAGGTTGTGCCAGCTTCGACATTTGCAGTCACTGAGCGCATGGAGTGGGGAGATCCCACCAAATGTCATATCTGTGGGGAGGTAGGTCACTGGAAGAGAGAATGTCCAACTCGTGGCAGAGGCAGGGGATATAACAGAGGGGGAACAGGCAGAGGTAGAAGTGCTAGAGGCAGAGGTGGATACTCAGAGACCTCATGGGGCCAGGCTTCTAGAGGCAGAGGTGGCTACTCAGGACACTCAGGGGGTCAGAGGGCTCACATGGCCGTTGCAGGAGACACTGGGACGTCCAAAGGCAAAGATGTAGATGATGTTGTCTATGGAGACTTTGCTCACTGGGCCTCCACTGATGAAG GTGCGACAGACGAGCCAGACGGTTGGGACTGGCACCAGGCGTAG